A part of Spiribacter vilamensis genomic DNA contains:
- a CDS encoding NAD-dependent epimerase/dehydratase family protein, which translates to MTGASGFVGKAVVQKLVSRGDYVTAIARTRQHRASHGDRVEWVQCDLCESTPPRESLGTVDAIIHLAGRAHVLNERGSDTVPVFQRANAEATERLAALAARVGIQRFVFASSIGVHGSSLADGAPVSESSVIDPLEPYAVSKWEAEQRLRRVEDDTNLEVAVVRPALVVGPAAPGNLNRLARLVRRGLPVPVPRVDNARSFVELDHLVDLLIRCAERPEAAGETFAAAECDWPSTREVIEWIGEGAGRHMRCIRLPNSFLRGAARLVGQGRLYDKLYGDLRVDAAHARQRLGWQTPRPLADAFRDVGWAFRNSTG; encoded by the coding sequence GTGACTGGCGCCAGTGGCTTCGTGGGCAAGGCCGTGGTTCAGAAGCTGGTGTCACGGGGTGATTATGTGACGGCTATTGCCCGGACCCGTCAGCACAGAGCAAGTCATGGCGATCGTGTTGAGTGGGTTCAGTGTGACCTTTGCGAATCCACACCGCCACGTGAGTCGCTAGGTACAGTGGATGCAATTATTCATCTTGCTGGTCGGGCGCATGTGCTGAATGAGCGGGGTAGTGACACGGTGCCTGTGTTTCAGCGGGCGAATGCCGAGGCGACCGAACGCCTCGCTGCGCTTGCCGCACGGGTTGGTATCCAGAGGTTCGTGTTTGCCAGTTCCATTGGTGTCCACGGCAGCTCGCTGGCCGATGGGGCGCCTGTTTCCGAATCGTCGGTGATTGATCCGCTTGAACCCTATGCGGTTTCAAAGTGGGAGGCGGAGCAAAGACTCCGACGGGTTGAAGATGATACCAACCTGGAAGTGGCGGTCGTCAGACCTGCCCTTGTTGTCGGCCCAGCTGCCCCTGGCAACCTCAACCGACTTGCGAGACTCGTCCGGCGTGGTCTGCCGGTACCGGTGCCGCGTGTGGACAATGCCCGGTCATTCGTCGAGCTTGATCATCTTGTCGATCTGCTGATCCGCTGTGCGGAGCGACCGGAAGCCGCCGGTGAAACGTTTGCGGCTGCGGAGTGTGATTGGCCGTCTACACGGGAAGTTATTGAGTGGATTGGGGAGGGAGCTGGTCGCCATATGCGTTGCATTAGGCTCCCGAACTCATTTCTTCGTGGTGCCGCCCGGTTGGTGGGGCAGGGCCGACTGTACGATAAGCTATACGGCGATTTGCGTGTTGACGCGGCCCACGCTCGCCAGCGTCTTGGTTGGCAAACTCCGCGTCCATTGGCCGACGCTTTTCGAGACGTAGGCTGGGCTTTCCGCAACTCGACAGGGTGA
- a CDS encoding glycosyltransferase family 4 protein, whose amino-acid sequence MSARRKVIWYIQHYAGGPGVGRYHRGYHLGKKWLDYGWDVHVIAAENHHLMDSSESVRTDMTVDGVSYHFMQVPPYTGNGLSRLRNMLQFGRSLLDLRCNEMIPHPSVIIYSSPHLFAVPAVNRLCKDLAVPQIAEVRDLWPLSLHQLVGMKRVNPMAVYLGWLERRWYKRADAIVSLLPNTRAHCEERGGDAARWYYIPNGVSLEEIEEPAEIDEKFLASLHEAKASGKRMLAYAGGIGKPNACEYIFAALEKLDDETKESLVLVMVGDGTEKERLKELGENIGVQVLWSPQVPKAQIWTIFSLVDAGVIVWHRKKLYEYGISANKIYDYMLAKLPIIHAVTASNDPVAESQCGWSVEAEDPSRLEESIRDFIFASSELLKEKGERGYDWVLENHEYGKLAAKYLDVVEEVTNP is encoded by the coding sequence ATGAGCGCTAGACGGAAAGTGATTTGGTATATCCAGCATTACGCTGGTGGGCCCGGGGTTGGTCGATACCATCGTGGATATCACCTCGGAAAGAAATGGCTGGATTACGGGTGGGATGTCCACGTTATTGCCGCTGAGAACCATCATCTGATGGATTCAAGTGAATCCGTGAGAACCGACATGACAGTTGATGGCGTGAGTTACCACTTTATGCAGGTTCCTCCTTACACAGGCAACGGCTTGTCTCGATTGCGTAACATGCTTCAGTTTGGACGGTCCTTGCTGGATTTGCGATGCAATGAAATGATTCCGCATCCATCGGTCATAATATACTCGTCGCCTCATTTGTTTGCGGTTCCGGCTGTGAATCGGCTGTGTAAAGACCTGGCGGTTCCGCAAATTGCTGAAGTACGGGATTTATGGCCGTTATCGCTACACCAGTTGGTCGGAATGAAACGAGTCAATCCCATGGCGGTTTATTTGGGATGGCTCGAACGGCGATGGTATAAGCGAGCTGATGCGATTGTCTCCCTTTTACCGAATACGCGGGCTCATTGTGAAGAGAGAGGCGGAGATGCGGCACGATGGTACTATATTCCCAACGGAGTTTCGTTAGAGGAAATAGAAGAGCCTGCAGAAATCGATGAAAAGTTTTTAGCCAGTTTGCATGAGGCAAAAGCCAGTGGTAAGCGAATGCTCGCTTACGCTGGAGGAATCGGCAAACCAAATGCGTGCGAGTATATCTTTGCTGCTTTGGAAAAATTGGATGATGAGACGAAAGAAAGCTTAGTATTAGTCATGGTTGGGGACGGTACTGAGAAAGAACGCTTGAAGGAGCTGGGGGAGAATATCGGCGTGCAGGTGTTGTGGTCCCCCCAGGTTCCGAAGGCTCAAATCTGGACGATATTCTCCCTAGTAGATGCAGGCGTGATCGTATGGCATCGGAAGAAGCTCTACGAGTACGGGATAAGCGCAAACAAGATCTATGACTACATGCTTGCTAAGCTTCCGATTATTCATGCTGTAACGGCGAGTAATGATCCGGTAGCTGAGTCACAGTGCGGCTGGAGTGTGGAAGCTGAAGATCCTTCAAGACTCGAAGAATCTATTCGAGATTTTATTTTTGCATCATCCGAACTATTAAAGGAAAAAGGCGAGCGTGGTTACGATTGGGTGTTAGAGAATCATGAATACGGCAAGTTAGCTGCAAAATACCTGGATGTTGTTGAAGAGGTAACGAACCCTTGA
- a CDS encoding polysaccharide biosynthesis protein, with protein MASYRMFSKLVGLKRPYKQAIMLVADFLLMAIVVWAAFALRLGDGLSSQFTGHWYLALLLPAVSLPIFYLVGLYNAMVRFMGPVEVWAVIRGVTASTLVFVGMYLALGPQAIPRTTITIYWLIGLLLIGGSRFLVRARYQAYIKQYSPREPVAIYGAGAAGRQLALSLLSTREYEPVAFLDDNHGLIGTVIQGVEVCSPETLPELIRDEHLKHVLLAMPSATRARRRAIVESLENQPVHVRSIPAMGALVGGTARIEDIREVDIEDILGRDPVTPDDRLLRRCITDRSVMVTGAGGSIGAELCRQIIALQPRRLILFERSEPALYHIERELRGLLAANENADVELIACMGSVSHQSRLEAVMRDYAVHTVYHAAAYKHVPLVEANPLEGLRNNSFGTWRAALAARATGVEHFVLVSTDKAVRPTNVMGATKRLAELLLQALAAADAQALANRLPPANGQTTFSMVRFGNVLNSSGSVVPLFRQQIRAGGPVTVTHSEVTRYFMTIPEAASLVIQAGSMAEGGEVFVLDMGEPVRITDLARRLIQLSGYSVRDHRNPDGDIAIEYIGLRPGEKLYEELLLGENCAGTHHPMIQQAREEFLAFPAMMARLDELDDASRAQDAPRAEQILTQCVAGFERPGGEASTALVETDDGPAAVPELRVVPDPPRSTH; from the coding sequence ATGGCTTCTTACAGGATGTTCTCAAAGCTTGTAGGCCTGAAACGCCCGTACAAGCAGGCCATCATGCTGGTGGCGGACTTCCTGCTGATGGCCATTGTGGTTTGGGCGGCGTTCGCTTTGCGGTTAGGGGACGGGCTCTCCAGTCAGTTTACGGGGCACTGGTATTTGGCCCTGCTACTGCCCGCCGTTAGTCTACCGATCTTCTATCTGGTCGGGCTCTATAACGCCATGGTTCGATTCATGGGACCGGTGGAGGTGTGGGCCGTCATCCGCGGAGTGACCGCCTCGACGCTGGTGTTTGTCGGCATGTACCTGGCGCTGGGCCCCCAGGCGATACCGCGCACCACCATCACCATCTATTGGCTGATAGGCCTGCTGCTTATCGGCGGATCGCGGTTCCTGGTGCGCGCCCGCTACCAGGCCTATATCAAGCAATATTCCCCGCGTGAGCCGGTGGCGATATACGGCGCCGGCGCCGCCGGCCGGCAACTGGCCCTGTCCCTGCTCTCCACCCGCGAGTACGAGCCGGTCGCCTTTCTTGATGACAATCACGGCCTGATTGGCACCGTCATCCAGGGGGTCGAGGTCTGCTCGCCCGAAACACTCCCCGAACTGATCCGCGACGAGCACCTCAAGCACGTCCTGCTGGCCATGCCCTCGGCCACCCGCGCCCGGCGCCGGGCCATCGTCGAGTCCCTCGAAAACCAACCCGTGCATGTGCGCTCCATCCCCGCCATGGGGGCACTGGTGGGCGGCACCGCCCGCATCGAGGACATCCGCGAGGTGGATATCGAGGACATCCTCGGCCGAGACCCCGTCACACCGGATGACCGCCTGTTGCGCCGCTGCATCACCGATCGATCCGTGATGGTGACGGGCGCTGGCGGCTCCATCGGCGCCGAACTCTGCCGCCAGATCATCGCCCTCCAGCCCCGCCGACTCATCCTCTTCGAGCGCTCGGAACCCGCGCTCTATCACATCGAACGCGAACTCCGGGGCCTGCTGGCGGCGAACGAGAACGCAGACGTAGAGCTCATCGCCTGCATGGGGTCGGTGAGTCATCAGAGTCGCCTCGAAGCCGTGATGCGGGACTACGCGGTGCACACCGTCTACCACGCCGCCGCTTACAAGCATGTCCCGCTCGTCGAAGCCAATCCCCTCGAAGGCCTGCGCAACAACAGCTTCGGCACCTGGCGGGCCGCGCTGGCCGCCCGTGCCACCGGCGTCGAGCACTTCGTGCTGGTCTCCACCGACAAGGCCGTTCGCCCTACCAACGTCATGGGCGCGACCAAGCGCCTCGCCGAACTCCTGCTCCAGGCCCTCGCCGCGGCGGATGCGCAGGCGCTGGCCAACCGGCTGCCGCCCGCCAACGGCCAGACGACGTTTTCGATGGTGCGCTTTGGCAATGTGCTTAATTCCTCGGGGTCGGTGGTGCCGCTGTTCCGCCAGCAGATCCGCGCCGGCGGGCCGGTGACGGTGACCCATTCGGAGGTGACGCGGTATTTCATGACGATCCCCGAGGCGGCGAGCCTCGTCATTCAGGCCGGTTCCATGGCCGAGGGCGGCGAGGTGTTCGTGCTGGATATGGGCGAGCCGGTGCGGATTACGGACCTGGCCCGCCGCCTGATCCAGCTGAGCGGCTACAGCGTGCGCGATCACCGCAACCCCGACGGCGATATCGCCATCGAGTACATCGGCCTGCGCCCCGGCGAGAAGCTCTACGAGGAACTGCTGCTCGGCGAGAACTGCGCGGGCACCCATCACCCGATGATCCAGCAGGCCCGCGAAGAGTTTCTGGCGTTCCCGGCGATGATGGCGCGCCTCGACGAGCTGGATGACGCCAGTCGCGCGCAGGATGCCCCGCGGGCGGAACAGATCCTGACGCAGTGCGTGGCGGGGTTCGAGCGGCCGGGGGGCGAGGCGAGCACTGCGCTTGTCGAGACTGACGATGGCCCGGCGGCGGTGCCGGAACTGCGCGTCGTCCCCGATCCGCCACGATCCACCCACTGA
- the wecB gene encoding non-hydrolyzing UDP-N-acetylglucosamine 2-epimerase translates to MTVIGARPQFIKAASVSRAIHAKEGLAEVLVHTGQHFDANMSDVFFDELGIPAPDYHLGVSGGGHGAMTGRMLERLEELLEKEAPDWVLVYGDTNSTLAGALAAAKLHIPVAHVEAGLRSFNRRMPEELNRILTDQLADILFTPTDTASDNLRREGVSESRIAQVGDVMFDAALFYAERAAERSAILNEHGLNKGEYVLATIHRAENTDDPERLGAIMTGLEAAAQERPVVLPLHPRTRAAMAREGFEPQHIRLIEPVGYLDMVALESNAAVIATDSGGVQKEAYFHGVPCVTLRDETEWVELVEMGWNELAPPGSADIALLLRNVVERDIGRKENRDKRNIYGEGETSTHITSTLSEEY, encoded by the coding sequence TTGACTGTTATAGGTGCCCGCCCGCAATTCATCAAGGCTGCCTCTGTCTCCCGCGCTATCCACGCAAAAGAGGGCCTTGCCGAAGTCCTGGTCCATACAGGTCAGCACTTCGACGCCAACATGTCGGATGTCTTCTTCGACGAGCTGGGCATTCCGGCCCCGGATTATCACCTGGGCGTGAGTGGTGGCGGTCACGGCGCCATGACCGGGCGCATGCTGGAGCGGCTGGAGGAACTCCTCGAGAAGGAAGCCCCGGACTGGGTGCTGGTCTACGGCGATACCAACTCCACCCTGGCTGGAGCCCTCGCTGCGGCCAAGCTGCATATCCCGGTGGCCCATGTCGAGGCCGGGCTGCGATCGTTCAACCGGCGCATGCCAGAGGAGCTGAACCGGATCCTCACGGATCAGCTCGCGGATATCCTGTTCACTCCCACGGACACCGCGAGCGATAACCTGCGCCGGGAGGGCGTGTCCGAAAGCCGCATCGCCCAAGTGGGGGACGTCATGTTCGATGCCGCGCTCTTCTACGCCGAGCGGGCGGCCGAGCGCAGCGCCATCCTGAACGAGCATGGCCTGAACAAAGGGGAATACGTCCTGGCCACTATTCATCGGGCTGAGAACACCGACGATCCGGAACGCCTGGGCGCTATCATGACGGGACTGGAAGCCGCCGCGCAGGAACGGCCGGTGGTTCTACCCCTGCATCCGCGGACCCGCGCTGCCATGGCTCGGGAAGGGTTCGAGCCCCAGCATATCCGACTCATCGAGCCGGTCGGCTATCTCGACATGGTGGCCTTGGAGAGCAATGCCGCGGTCATCGCCACTGACTCCGGCGGCGTACAGAAAGAGGCTTATTTCCATGGGGTGCCGTGCGTGACGTTGCGGGACGAGACGGAGTGGGTAGAGCTGGTCGAGATGGGCTGGAACGAGCTGGCGCCGCCGGGGAGTGCTGATATTGCCCTGCTCCTTCGGAATGTTGTGGAGCGTGACATAGGAAGAAAAGAGAATCGAGATAAGCGTAATATTTACGGTGAAGGGGAAACTTCTACCCACATAACTTCCACCCTGTCTGAGGAGTATTAG
- a CDS encoding MraY family glycosyltransferase, whose translation MTVMFSLSAALMVAFLLTGILRRYALRTDLMDIPNDRSSHEVPTPRGGGVAIVVVSLVGLVGLGLSAAMPITALLALGLGGAVVAGIGWLDDHRDVPARWRLLVHLVAAAWVVVLARGAPPLALPGVSWEWGWFGAVVLVLFIGWMLNLYNFMDGIDGIAGVEAITVAGPAAAMLWWLGALEWASVAALMASATLGFLAWNWPPAKIFMGDAGSGFIGFMLAALAVLTWADAGLSIWAWLILLGVFIVDATITLVRRAVRGEKFYEAHRSHAYQHASRYYNRHLPVTIAIGVINLLWLTPLAFTAAYLPEWGIVLLLLAWTPLLLGCLRYRAGLPD comes from the coding sequence ATGACAGTAATGTTTTCGCTTTCAGCGGCTCTGATGGTCGCGTTTTTGTTGACGGGTATATTGCGCCGCTACGCCCTACGCACAGACCTGATGGACATCCCCAACGACCGCAGCTCCCACGAGGTACCGACGCCCCGAGGTGGTGGCGTGGCCATCGTGGTCGTATCTCTGGTCGGCCTGGTTGGGTTGGGTTTGTCGGCCGCGATGCCGATAACAGCATTGCTCGCTTTGGGCCTTGGAGGAGCGGTGGTTGCAGGGATTGGCTGGCTCGATGATCACAGGGATGTCCCGGCCCGTTGGCGCCTGCTGGTGCACCTGGTAGCCGCCGCCTGGGTTGTCGTATTGGCCAGAGGCGCGCCGCCGCTGGCGCTGCCCGGAGTGAGTTGGGAGTGGGGTTGGTTCGGTGCGGTTGTTCTGGTTTTATTCATCGGCTGGATGCTGAACCTCTACAACTTCATGGACGGCATCGACGGGATTGCTGGAGTCGAGGCAATCACCGTGGCGGGTCCCGCCGCCGCGATGCTGTGGTGGTTGGGTGCATTGGAGTGGGCCTCAGTAGCGGCGTTGATGGCTTCGGCGACGCTCGGTTTTCTGGCCTGGAACTGGCCGCCGGCGAAAATCTTCATGGGCGATGCCGGGAGCGGATTCATTGGTTTCATGCTTGCCGCGCTGGCCGTACTGACCTGGGCGGATGCGGGGCTCTCGATCTGGGCGTGGCTGATTCTGCTGGGCGTGTTCATCGTCGATGCGACCATCACGCTGGTTCGGCGGGCGGTGCGGGGTGAGAAATTCTACGAAGCGCACCGCAGCCATGCGTACCAGCATGCATCGCGATATTACAATCGCCACCTCCCGGTGACGATTGCCATTGGTGTGATTAATCTCCTCTGGCTGACACCGCTGGCGTTCACTGCTGCTTATCTGCCGGAGTGGGGGATCGTGCTGCTGCTGCTGGCATGGACGCCACTTTTGCTGGGCTGTCTTCGCTACCGTGCCGGGCTACCAGATTAA